The Bacillaceae bacterium S4-13-56 genome segment AAGAAGGATTTACGATCCAATATCACTGCGGTGGCAATGAACAAGAGGAAGGTTTTTTCATAGTCGACCAAATAGAAAAACTCACTCGTGAGGACAACTTAAATTATGATGATATCGCCATTTTGTATAGAACCAATGCGCAGTCTCGTGCGATTGAGGATGTACTGATGAAGTCGAACATCCCTTACCAAATGGTGGGTGGAACAAAATTCTATGATCGAAAAGAGATTAAGGATGTCCTTGCTTTTTTACGCCTTATTTCTAATCCAAATGATGATATTAGTTTTACTCGAGTAGTTAATGAGCCTAAACGAGGGATTGGAAATTCGACCTTAGACAAGCTTGGTCAACATGCTGCAGCATATGGATTATCGCTTTTCCAAGCTGTAGATGAAGTGGAATTGATGGGGTTGAGTGCCCGTGCAACTAAAGGACTTCGTGAATTCCAAACCATGATTAGCAATTGGAATAAAATGCAGGAATTTTTATCTGTTACAGATTTGGTTGAGGAAATATTAGTAAAAACAGGATATGAAGAGATGCTAAAAAATGAGAATACCATAGAGTCCCAAAGTCGTTTGGAAAACATTAATGAATTGTTATCTGTAACAAAGCATTTTGAAGAAACGAATGAGGATAAGAGTCTGATTAATTTTCTAACGGATTTGGCACTAATTGCGGATATTGATCGTGTTGATGAAGATCCAAATAGCGAAGAAAAAGTGATCCTTATGACGCTCCATTCTGCAAAAGGGCTTGAATTCCCAGTAGTTTTTTTGATTGGGTTAGAGGAAAACATCTTCCCGCATAGTCGATCTTTAATGGCCGATGAAGAGATGGAGGAGGAACGGCGCCTTTGTTATGTAGGGATCACTCGTGCTGAAAAAAGATTATTTTTAACGCATGCGCGTATGAGGACTCTTTATGGTCGGACACAATTTAATCCTGTGAGTCGTTTTATTGATGAGATTCCAGATGATTTGATAGAAGGCCGAGATACTGCAGATGTACAAAGTGGTGCTACTCCGTTTGGAAGAGAATCCTTCTCCCCATTTAATGAAGCACCATTCGGTCGTGATCAAAAGTCTCCTTTTGGTCGTTCTACATCAGGATCGGAGGTTCAACCGAAGCGTCAAGCTAGAAAAATGATACAGCCAACCTCTTCCGGTGGAGAATTGATTGAATGGAAGGTTGGAGACAAGGTAGGTCATAAAAAATGGGGCACTGGTACAGTGGTTAATGTGAAAGGTGCTGGAGAAGGTCTGGAATTAGACATCGCTTTTCCTGCTCCAACTGGAATCAAGCGTCTTTTGGCTAAATTTGCTCCTATAACAAAACAATAAGAAGATACCTTTATTAAAGATAAGAAAAAAAGTCTAGCCCCAGCGCCTATCGACTAGAGTCGGTTCCTTTATCTCGCTTGATAAATCAACATCGATTTCAGAAGTTTGGTTAAAAACGCGACATCCTGGGGGCTCCAGTTACTCGGTCCACCAAAAACGTTTGTCGCAACACTGAACTGACTCGCATCCTGCGTGAACCGTGTTAGGCCTACAGGACAGGAAAGCTACTATGAACTACTTCGCACGAAGAAAAAGCTTGATTTTCCGTGGATGTAGGTCATGTTGGCTTTGTTAATCATTTGGGTGGGATAAGTAATCGCAGTCCCAACACGATGTGACGGTTTTAGCCGACGATCCAAAAAATTCGATGAGGTCTACCGCCTTACGTCGATGGTCAAGGCGCTTACGCTTTTCTAATGAGGTGAATGAATTGAATAAAGATGAAGCACGTCAAAAAATAGAAGCATTAAGCGAGGAATTGAACCGGTATAACTATGAATATCATGTATTAGATTCACCGACTGTCCCTGATGTGGAATACGACAAGAAAATGAGAGAATTAATGGAGCTTGAGGAGAAATTTCCTGAGTTTCAATCGCCAGATTCACCTTCCCAGCGTGTTGGGGGTGAACCTCTGGAATCTTTTCAAAAGGTTCAGCACATCATTCCAATGTTAAGCTTGGGGAATGCCTTTAATGATCAGGAGCTACGAGACTTTGATCGTCGAGTGTGTGAGGGTACCAATAAAGAGGTTACATATGTATGTGAACTGAAGATTGATGGTTTAGCTGTTTCGTTACGTTATGAGGAAGGGGTGTTTGTTCAAGGAGCAACTCGAGGTGATGGAACTGAAGGTGAGGATATTACCCATAATCTTCGAACAATAAAGAGCATTCCTTTACGATTGAACCATCCCGAATCCATCGAGGTTCGTGGGGAAGCCTTTATGCCAAAAAAATCATTCGTTGCTTTAAATGAGGCAAAAGAGGAGCGGGGAGAAGAGCCTTTTGCGAATCCGAGAAATGCGGCTGCTGGCTCTCTTCGTCAACTCAATCCGAAAATCGCCGCATCACGCAACCTAGATATTTTTTTGTATGGAATTGGTTATTGGGAGTATACGAAAAAATCAACCCATAGTGATCGATTGGATTACTTGAAGGAGCTTGGATTTAAGACAAATCCAGAGTGGAAAAGATGCAAAAATATCGAGGAAGTTATTGAATATGTCAACAGTTGGTTGGAGCGTAGACCTAAGCTTAGCTATGAAATTGACGGCATTGTCGTAAAGGTTGATCAGCTAGATGTACAAGAAGAGTTAGGGTTCACAGCGAAAAGTCCACGCTGGGCAATAGCTTATAAGTTCCCGGCGGAAGAAGTTGTAACCATCTTGCGAGACATTGAATTGAGTGTTGGGCGTACGGGAGTCATTACACCGACAGCTATTTTAGAGCCGGTAAAAGTTGCAGGAACAACAGTCCAAAGAGCATCCTTACACAACGAAGACTTGATTCGAGAAAAAGATATACGAATTGGAGATACTGTCGTTATTAAAAAAGCTGGAGATATTATTCCAGAAGTCGTTCGTGTCATTGAAGACCAACGGACCGGTGAGCAGCAACCATATGCGATGCCGACAGAATGTCCAGCTTGCGGGAGTAAACTAGTCCGCCTAGAAGAGGAAGTTGCTCTTCGTTGTATCAATCCGAACTGCTCGGCCCAGTTAAAGGAGGGACTCATTCATTTTGTGTCTAGAAATGCGATGAACATTGAAGGTCTTGGAGAAAAAGTCATTATCCAATTATTCGACCATCAATTGATCCATACGATTTCAGACATTTACAAGCTTGAGCGAGAAGAACTTCTCAAACTAGAGCGGATGGGTGAAAAATCAGTACAGAACTTGCTTGATGCTATAGAAGCTTCTAAGCAAAATTCAATGGAAAAACTTTTGTTTGGTTTGGGTATTCGACATGTAGGTGCGAAAGCGGCTAAAACATTATCTGAGCAATTTCAAACTATGGAACGTCTTATGAATGCCTCCTATGATGAATTGGTTGCCATTTATGAAGTCGGAGACAAAATGGCAGACGCTGTTGTTCGTTATTTTGAAGAGCCGCATGCTCGGGAGCTTATTGAAGATTTAAAATCGCTTGGACTTAATCTTGAATATAAGGGCCTCATTAAAAGCGATCAGGCATTCGATTCTGCTTTTTCAGGGAAGACGATTGTTCTGACTGGAACGATGGAATCTTATTCTCGAAACGAGGCGAAGGAATTAATTGAATCATTAGGTGGAAAAGTGACTAGTAGTGTAAGTAAAAGTACGGATTTGTTAATCGCTGGTAAAGATGCAGGATCTAAGCTAGATAAAGCGAAAAAGCTTGAAATTGAAATTTGGAGTGAGGCACAATTAATGGCGGCCTTGAAATCTTAGGGAGTGGTAGTTTTATGAAAATAATCAAGGGAGTCGTTTTGGCTTCTGTTTTAATACTGAGTGCTTGCGCCCCAACTTTTGATAAAGAGGAAGAAATAGTCCAAACCAATGAAAATAATAAGCGAGAAACTGCTTTTGTACCGAGCTTTAATGTATCTGAAGAGGAATACAAGATTATTTATCCTTACAAACCAAGCCAAGCCCGTGGTGTTATTGTAA includes the following:
- the pcrA gene encoding DNA helicase PcrA encodes the protein MNQINTLIDGLNPEQQNAVRHTEGPLLIMAGAGSGKTRVLTHRIAYLLGEKDVAPRNILAITFTNKAAREMRERVQNLVGSVASEIWLSTFHSMCVKILRRNIDRIGYDRNFSILDTTDQLSVIRKVLKDLNFDPKKTDPRAMLSAISSAKNELVTPEEFEKNAGDYYQQQAAKVYKGYQRMLRKNQSLDFDDLIMQTLHLFDRVPEVLEYYQRRFQYIHVDEYQDTNRAQYSLVNKLASRYQNLCVVGDSDQSIYRWRGADIANILSFEKDYPNARVILLEQNYRSTKIILNAANEVIKNNPERKPKKLWTENEEGFTIQYHCGGNEQEEGFFIVDQIEKLTREDNLNYDDIAILYRTNAQSRAIEDVLMKSNIPYQMVGGTKFYDRKEIKDVLAFLRLISNPNDDISFTRVVNEPKRGIGNSTLDKLGQHAAAYGLSLFQAVDEVELMGLSARATKGLREFQTMISNWNKMQEFLSVTDLVEEILVKTGYEEMLKNENTIESQSRLENINELLSVTKHFEETNEDKSLINFLTDLALIADIDRVDEDPNSEEKVILMTLHSAKGLEFPVVFLIGLEENIFPHSRSLMADEEMEEERRLCYVGITRAEKRLFLTHARMRTLYGRTQFNPVSRFIDEIPDDLIEGRDTADVQSGATPFGRESFSPFNEAPFGRDQKSPFGRSTSGSEVQPKRQARKMIQPTSSGGELIEWKVGDKVGHKKWGTGTVVNVKGAGEGLELDIAFPAPTGIKRLLAKFAPITKQ
- the ligA gene encoding NAD-dependent DNA ligase LigA, translating into MNKDEARQKIEALSEELNRYNYEYHVLDSPTVPDVEYDKKMRELMELEEKFPEFQSPDSPSQRVGGEPLESFQKVQHIIPMLSLGNAFNDQELRDFDRRVCEGTNKEVTYVCELKIDGLAVSLRYEEGVFVQGATRGDGTEGEDITHNLRTIKSIPLRLNHPESIEVRGEAFMPKKSFVALNEAKEERGEEPFANPRNAAAGSLRQLNPKIAASRNLDIFLYGIGYWEYTKKSTHSDRLDYLKELGFKTNPEWKRCKNIEEVIEYVNSWLERRPKLSYEIDGIVVKVDQLDVQEELGFTAKSPRWAIAYKFPAEEVVTILRDIELSVGRTGVITPTAILEPVKVAGTTVQRASLHNEDLIREKDIRIGDTVVIKKAGDIIPEVVRVIEDQRTGEQQPYAMPTECPACGSKLVRLEEEVALRCINPNCSAQLKEGLIHFVSRNAMNIEGLGEKVIIQLFDHQLIHTISDIYKLEREELLKLERMGEKSVQNLLDAIEASKQNSMEKLLFGLGIRHVGAKAAKTLSEQFQTMERLMNASYDELVAIYEVGDKMADAVVRYFEEPHARELIEDLKSLGLNLEYKGLIKSDQAFDSAFSGKTIVLTGTMESYSRNEAKELIESLGGKVTSSVSKSTDLLIAGKDAGSKLDKAKKLEIEIWSEAQLMAALKS